The following proteins are co-located in the Pseudomonas cavernae genome:
- a CDS encoding class I SAM-dependent methyltransferase yields MSPKLPHEELAQISALTLAHYQRSAEAFREGTRDHDVSQNIAALLRHIQAAPPFAILDFGCGPGRDLCTFKALGHAPVGLDGCPRFAEMARADSGCEVWQQDFLQLDLPPARFDGVFANASLFHVPLQELPRVLGQLHATLKPGGVLFSSNPRGHNDEGWNGERYGAYHDLAAWRRLLRAAGFVELEHYYRPAGLPRAQQPWLASVWRKA; encoded by the coding sequence ATGAGCCCGAAACTGCCCCACGAAGAACTCGCCCAGATCAGCGCGCTGACCCTGGCACATTACCAGCGCAGCGCCGAAGCCTTCCGCGAAGGCACCCGCGACCACGATGTCAGCCAGAACATCGCCGCCCTGCTGCGGCATATCCAGGCCGCGCCGCCGTTCGCCATCCTCGACTTCGGCTGCGGCCCGGGCCGCGACCTGTGCACCTTCAAGGCCCTCGGCCATGCGCCGGTCGGCCTCGACGGCTGCCCGCGCTTCGCCGAGATGGCGCGTGCCGATTCCGGCTGCGAGGTGTGGCAGCAGGACTTCCTCCAGCTCGACCTGCCGCCGGCACGCTTCGACGGCGTCTTCGCCAACGCTTCGCTGTTCCATGTGCCGCTGCAGGAATTGCCGCGGGTGCTCGGCCAGCTGCACGCCACGCTCAAGCCCGGCGGCGTGCTGTTCAGTTCCAACCCGCGCGGGCACAACGACGAAGGCTGGAATGGCGAGCGCTACGGCGCCTATCACGACCTGGCGGCCTGGCGCCGCCTGCTGCGGGCGGCCGGCTTCGTCGAGCTGGAGCACTACTACCGCCCCGCCGGCCTGCCGCGCGCCCAGCAGCCGTGGCTGGCCAGCGTCTGGCGCAAGGCGTGA